A genomic segment from Piliocolobus tephrosceles isolate RC106 chromosome X, ASM277652v3, whole genome shotgun sequence encodes:
- the LOC111540505 gene encoding annexin A5-like — translation MAQVLRGTVTDFPGFDERADAETLRKAMKGLGTDEESILTLLTSRSNAQRQEISAAFKTLFGRDLLDDLKSELTGKFEKLIVALMKPSQLYDAYELKHALKGAGTDEKVLTEIIASRTPEELRAIKEVYEEEYGSSLEDDVVGDTSGYYQRMLVVLLQANRDPDAGIDEAQVEQDAQALFQAGELKWGTDEEKFITIFGTRSVSHLRKVFDKYMTISGFQIEETIDRETSGNLEQLLLAVVKSIRSIPAYLAETLYYAMKGAGTDDHTLIRVMVSRSEIDLLNIRKEFRKNFATSLYSMIKGDTSGDYKKALLLLCGGED, via the coding sequence ATGGCACAGGTTCTCAGAGGCACTGTAACTGACTTCCCTGGATTTGATGAGCGGGCTGATGCAGAAACTCTTCGGAAGGCCATGAAAGGCCTGGGCACAGATGAGGAGAGCATCCTGACTCTGTTGACATCCCGAAGTAACGCTCAGCGCCAGGAAATCTCTGCGGCTTTTAAGACTCTGTTTGGCAGGGATCTTCTGGATGACCTGAAATCAGAACTAActggaaaatttgaaaagttaattGTGGCTCTGATGAAACCCTCTCAGCTTTATGACGCTTATGAACTGAAACATGCCTTGAAGGGGGCTGGAACAGATGAAAAAGTACTGACAGAAATTATAGCTTCAAGGACACCTGAAGAACTAAGAGCCATCAAAGAAGTTTATGAAGAAGAGTATGGCTCAAGCCTGGAAGATGACGTGGTGGGGGACACTTCAGGGTACTACCAGCGGATGTTGGTGGTTCTCCTTCAGGCTAACAGAGACCCTGATGCTGGAATTGATGAAGCTCAAGTTGAACAAGATGCTCAGGCTTTATTTCAGGCTGGAGAACTTAAATGGGGGACAGATGAAGAAAAGTTTATTACCATCTTTGGAACACGAAGTGTGTCCCATTTGAGAAAGGTGTTTGACAAGTACATGACTATATCAGGATTTCAAATTGAGGAAACCATTGACCGGGAGACTTCTGGCAATTTGGAGCAACTACTCCTTGCTGTCGTGAAATCTATTCGAAGTATCCCTGCCTACCTTGCAGAGACCCTCTATTATGCTATGAAGGGAGCTGGGACAGATGATCATACCCTCATCAGAGTCATGGTATCCAGGAGTGAGATTGATCTGCTTAACATCAGGAAGGAGTTTAGGAAGAATTTTGCCACCTCTCTTTATTCCATGATTAAGGGAGATACATCTGGGGACTATAAGAAAGCTCTTCTGCTGCTCTGTGGAGGAGAAGACTAA